The genomic interval TTATTTATATTAGTAGCAGCGTTTGTTAGCATCTTATACTTCAAGCCGGGACAATAAGAATGAATTAAAGCGGCAGTTAACCCATACGAACCTCCCCAGGTTTTCCTCGGATATACGGCTTAATTCAACAATCATGAAAACAACTACCCTTGTGGCATGGATATCCTATGCTTTATTCTTTCTGTTTATGTATGCCAGCATCAGTAAGCTGATAGCGTTCGAATATTATCTGTACGATCTTACCAGGTCACCTTTATTAAAAACCTATGCGCTGACAGTAGCCATAGCTGTTCCTGCCTTGGAATTCATAACTGCAGCCTTACTGGTGCCTGGAAAAACACGTGTTTTTGGATTGGCAAGTGCAGTGATACTGCTGCTGCTGTTTACAGGCTATGTCTTGTATGTACTTTCGTTTACTAAAGATCGCCCGTGTACCTGCGGAGGCATCGTAAGACAGCTCACCTGGCCGCAGCACCTGGTTTTTAATCTGGCTTTTTTGCTCCTGGCCATTGCCGGGTTCTGTCTACAACATATTTCTTTTACCCTTAAAAACAAGTATCATGAAAAAGTCTAAAATTATACTGGTGGCAATCGTTCTACTTGCCGCAGTTGGCGCGGCTATGGCTACAAAAGCCCGGTCCTTTATTGGCTATATCAATATGGGGGGCGTTTATTCTCCCGTATGGGTGCCTTTTGATTGTCCACAGGCTGGCTGGGGATGTGTGTATACGTCAAACAACATGACGTATCAAATCTATACGCTGTCAGGCATCTGGTTTAATCCTGTACGTCCATAAAAGAGGGCTGGCAAAAAAACCAGCCCTTTATACCTATTTATCAACCAATTTTCAACTATCAATTATCAGTAAGTAAACCCAGGTATCACAACCTGAGATTCTGTTAGAACGGCACGTAACAGTCTCCCGTTATGCCGCTCCGATTTTCCTACCGTTGGTTTCGAGTTAAGTAGTTCCCAGTGTGCAAACAACTTTGGTCTGCGCACGGAGATTTGATGAAGCCATTTAACTGTCTTCATTCCTCCTGTTCGAAGTCTCTTGTATTTTCGTCTTGCCCATGCTTGGAGCTTGACATTTAAAATGTGCATAAACTCTTTCAATTTTGTTTTGTAAAATGTTCCATAGTAATGGATCCATCCTCTAACTACAGGATTGATCTCACGAGCAATATCCTGCAGCGTATTTGTTGTCTTCTTCAACACTTCCCACTCTTTCATCTTCTCATTCATCGCTTTCATCGCTTTTCTGCTCACAGCGGGTAGAAAGCTGGTGAACCATTCTCCTCTTATACTGTTCTGTGCACTTCTTGGCATAAACGTAAATCCAAGAAAATCGAACGATATATTTGGATAGTCCTTGTAAAACCTTCTGTTACTGTCCTTGCAGAAGACAAGCTTTGTTTTCGATGCATGCATCTGAAGACCACATTCGGATAACCTCTTAGCTACTGCTTTCATCACTGTCTGGCCTTCATTCTGTGACCAGCATGTTATGATAGCGTCATCAGCATAGCGAATAAGAGTACACTGTGGGAACTCAATGCTTAACCATTTATCCATTGTGTAATGGAGATAAAGGTTGGCAAGCAGTGGCCCGATAACAGAACCTTGAGGAACTCCTTTGGTTCTTGCTACTAGTGTTCCATCTTTTAGTTGAAGTGGAGCAACTAACCATCTTTCAATGTATAGAAGTATCCACTTCGTGTCGCAATGCTTCCTGACTGCTTTCATCAGCAGATCATGTGGAATGTTGTCAAAGAACCCTTTGATGTCCATGTCTACTACCCAAGACTGTTTCCAGCAACTTTTCTTTGCTTTCTCTACAGCTTGTACAGCAGATTTTCCTGGACGGTAACCATAAGAGTCATTTAAGAACAGTGGCTCAAGCGTAGGTTCGAGTAAACCTCTTACTACGGTTTGGGCAATCCGGTCTTGGATGGTTGGTATGCCAAGAGGTCTTAGTCCACCTCCTTTCTTTGGTATCTCAACCAGTTTCACCGGTGGTGGCATGTAAGAGCCTGAACTCATTTTGTTCCAAAGCTTGTACAGATGATTTCTGTAATCTTTGTCAAACTCGTTCATGCTTACTTCATCCACTCCTGCGCTACCTCTGTTTGATTTTACTTTCTGATAGGCAACCATTACCAGTCTTCGACTGATACTAAACGGTTTTGTTTTGCTCATTTTCGTACCTCCTGACTTGTTCGTCAACAAA from Chitinophaga filiformis carries:
- a CDS encoding MauE/DoxX family redox-associated membrane protein; translation: MKTTTLVAWISYALFFLFMYASISKLIAFEYYLYDLTRSPLLKTYALTVAIAVPALEFITAALLVPGKTRVFGLASAVILLLLFTGYVLYVLSFTKDRPCTCGGIVRQLTWPQHLVFNLAFLLLAIAGFCLQHISFTLKNKYHEKV
- a CDS encoding DUF6520 family protein; amino-acid sequence: MKKSKIILVAIVLLAAVGAAMATKARSFIGYINMGGVYSPVWVPFDCPQAGWGCVYTSNNMTYQIYTLSGIWFNPVRP
- the ltrA gene encoding group II intron reverse transcriptase/maturase, with amino-acid sequence MSKTKPFSISRRLVMVAYQKVKSNRGSAGVDEVSMNEFDKDYRNHLYKLWNKMSSGSYMPPPVKLVEIPKKGGGLRPLGIPTIQDRIAQTVVRGLLEPTLEPLFLNDSYGYRPGKSAVQAVEKAKKSCWKQSWVVDMDIKGFFDNIPHDLLMKAVRKHCDTKWILLYIERWLVAPLQLKDGTLVARTKGVPQGSVIGPLLANLYLHYTMDKWLSIEFPQCTLIRYADDAIITCWSQNEGQTVMKAVAKRLSECGLQMHASKTKLVFCKDSNRRFYKDYPNISFDFLGFTFMPRSAQNSIRGEWFTSFLPAVSRKAMKAMNEKMKEWEVLKKTTNTLQDIAREINPVVRGWIHYYGTFYKTKLKEFMHILNVKLQAWARRKYKRLRTGGMKTVKWLHQISVRRPKLFAHWELLNSKPTVGKSERHNGRLLRAVLTESQVVIPGFTY